One genomic segment of Musa acuminata AAA Group cultivar baxijiao chromosome BXJ3-3, Cavendish_Baxijiao_AAA, whole genome shotgun sequence includes these proteins:
- the LOC103977339 gene encoding RING-H2 finger protein ATL13-like isoform X1 — MDWVLHESIKGGDFSSPIPLPLPVPPPPPPVINSDRRINLSILIIFLILAIIIFITGLLHLLVRYLLRPTSREREDLDNATALQGQLQRMFHLHDAGVDQSFIDTLPVFLYKSIIYLEDPFDCAVCLCQFEADDKLRLLPKCSHAFHVQCIDTWLMSHSTCPLCRRSLLPDLSLTDSFGPVVLVLEPGSESSRETASEREGSMPNVDLGSNGDEDTGPSIVHTSQRPVEMAEREEVGMALPVSEASETKVVPVKLGKFRSVYVGEGSSTANGNLDQRRCFSMGSYEYVMDDRALLQVPIKPPKMKPEHRFAVSKFGCHSRRGVFKGSDALRATEFRGDAGNVGISSHLHMKESFSVSKIWLQSKKEKSMAGDSSRRALSFRTGDELYLINGISHAATASELDPTAGEKSASEVDLDVEVGRCNDGVGSWSDGAFSFARRTLLRLAGRQNL; from the coding sequence ATGGACTGGGTCTTGCATGAAAGCATCAAAGGAGGGGACTTTTCTTCCCCAATCCCACTCCCATTACCAgtcccaccacctcctcctcctgttATTAATTCTGATAGAAGGATTAATCTTAGTATCCTTATCATATTTCTCATACTAgcaatcatcatcttcatcactgGGCTCCTCCACCTCCTTGTGAGATACCTTCTCAGGCCTACCAGCAGGGAGCGAGAAGACCTGGACAATGCTACAGCACTGCAAGGACAGCTGCAGCGGATGTTCCATCTCCATGATGCAGGGGTGGACCAGTCCTTCATCGACACTCTCCCAGTCTTTCTCTACAAATCCATCATATACCTCGAGGACCCATTCGATTGTGCTGTCTGCCTCTGTCAGTTTGAGGCTGATGACAAGCTCAGGTTGCTCCCAAAGTGCAGCCATGCCTTCCATGTACAGTGCATAGATACTTGGCTCATGTCCCACTCCACCTGTCCTCTTTGCAGAAGAAGCCTTCTTCCCGACCTCTCTCTCACCGACAGTTTTGGTCCCGTAGTCCTTGTTCTTGAGCCTGGAAGTGAGAGCTCAAGAGAGACTGCTTCTGAGAGGGAGGGCTCTATGCCCAATGTTGACCTTGGTTCTAATGGAGACGAAGACACTGGGCCTTCCATCGTTCACACTTCCCAAAGGCCGGTGGAGATGGCAGAAAGGGAAGAAGTTGGTATGGCACTGCCAGTTTCAGAGGCTTCGGAGACAAAGGTAGTGCCCGTCAAACTTGGCAAGTTTAGGAGCGTGTATGTCGGTGAAGGAAGCAGCACTGCCAACGGTAACTTGGACCAGAGGAGGTGCTTCTCCATGGGTTCGTACGAGTATGTGATGGATGATAGGGCATTGCTTCAGGTTCCCATCAAACCACCAAAGATGAAGCCCGAGCACCGGTTTGCGGTGTCGAAGTTCGGTTGCCATTCGAGAAGGGGTGTGTTTAAAGGATCGGATGCACTGAGAGCTACAGAATTCAGAGGTGATGCTGGTAATGTCGGTATCAGCAGTCATCTGCACATGAAAGAGAGCTTCTCGGTTTCCAAGATATGGCTTCAGTCCAAGAAAGAGAAATCTATGGCCGGGGATTCTTCCCGGCGGGCCCTTTCTTTCAGGACTGGCGATGAATTGTATCTAATAAACGGTATCAGCCATGCTGCTACTGCATCTGAATTAGATCCCACAGCTGGGGAGAAGAGTGCAAGCGAAGTAGATTTAGATGTGGAGGTAGGAAGATGCAACGACGGCGTCGGATCTTGGTCTGATGGGGCATTCTCATTTGCCAGGAGAACATTGCTCCGGTTAGCAGGAAGGCAGAATTTATGA
- the LOC103977339 gene encoding RING-H2 finger protein ATL13-like isoform X2 — MFHLHDAGVDQSFIDTLPVFLYKSIIYLEDPFDCAVCLCQFEADDKLRLLPKCSHAFHVQCIDTWLMSHSTCPLCRRSLLPDLSLTDSFGPVVLVLEPGSESSRETASEREGSMPNVDLGSNGDEDTGPSIVHTSQRPVEMAEREEVGMALPVSEASETKVVPVKLGKFRSVYVGEGSSTANGNLDQRRCFSMGSYEYVMDDRALLQVPIKPPKMKPEHRFAVSKFGCHSRRGVFKGSDALRATEFRGDAGNVGISSHLHMKESFSVSKIWLQSKKEKSMAGDSSRRALSFRTGDELYLINGISHAATASELDPTAGEKSASEVDLDVEVGRCNDGVGSWSDGAFSFARRTLLRLAGRQNL, encoded by the coding sequence ATGTTCCATCTCCATGATGCAGGGGTGGACCAGTCCTTCATCGACACTCTCCCAGTCTTTCTCTACAAATCCATCATATACCTCGAGGACCCATTCGATTGTGCTGTCTGCCTCTGTCAGTTTGAGGCTGATGACAAGCTCAGGTTGCTCCCAAAGTGCAGCCATGCCTTCCATGTACAGTGCATAGATACTTGGCTCATGTCCCACTCCACCTGTCCTCTTTGCAGAAGAAGCCTTCTTCCCGACCTCTCTCTCACCGACAGTTTTGGTCCCGTAGTCCTTGTTCTTGAGCCTGGAAGTGAGAGCTCAAGAGAGACTGCTTCTGAGAGGGAGGGCTCTATGCCCAATGTTGACCTTGGTTCTAATGGAGACGAAGACACTGGGCCTTCCATCGTTCACACTTCCCAAAGGCCGGTGGAGATGGCAGAAAGGGAAGAAGTTGGTATGGCACTGCCAGTTTCAGAGGCTTCGGAGACAAAGGTAGTGCCCGTCAAACTTGGCAAGTTTAGGAGCGTGTATGTCGGTGAAGGAAGCAGCACTGCCAACGGTAACTTGGACCAGAGGAGGTGCTTCTCCATGGGTTCGTACGAGTATGTGATGGATGATAGGGCATTGCTTCAGGTTCCCATCAAACCACCAAAGATGAAGCCCGAGCACCGGTTTGCGGTGTCGAAGTTCGGTTGCCATTCGAGAAGGGGTGTGTTTAAAGGATCGGATGCACTGAGAGCTACAGAATTCAGAGGTGATGCTGGTAATGTCGGTATCAGCAGTCATCTGCACATGAAAGAGAGCTTCTCGGTTTCCAAGATATGGCTTCAGTCCAAGAAAGAGAAATCTATGGCCGGGGATTCTTCCCGGCGGGCCCTTTCTTTCAGGACTGGCGATGAATTGTATCTAATAAACGGTATCAGCCATGCTGCTACTGCATCTGAATTAGATCCCACAGCTGGGGAGAAGAGTGCAAGCGAAGTAGATTTAGATGTGGAGGTAGGAAGATGCAACGACGGCGTCGGATCTTGGTCTGATGGGGCATTCTCATTTGCCAGGAGAACATTGCTCCGGTTAGCAGGAAGGCAGAATTTATGA